ATAATGCAATATAGCCCCCTTCCACCCTTTGAGTAAGCGCATACATTGAATTGTAATCCTAATAAACTTTAATTACAATAATTATTTGAATATTGGTTCTTTAGGTACTACCCAACAAGTAGAAAGTATGAGGAAACTATCATTAATAATTTAAATGAAATGAAAAAAACAATAGATAAGGGATATTTCTCCTCCCTCATCTATTGAGGTTCTAAATCATTTATTTGAAATGAAAAAGAAAAAGCCCGGCCATCGCCGAGCTGAAGGATTCATAACAAAGATTATTTAATTCCTTTCTCTAAATAATCTTTAATAAGTTCTGTTTGTATTGCAGGATGACAAGTAACAGTCGAGTCATTTGATAAAAGAGTAACAGGTCCTCCAGTTAGGTTCGTTGTGACAGCCCCAACTTCATTCGCCAGAATCATTCCCCCAGCAATATCCCATGGGGCTAGATTCATCGTTAAATAACCATCGATGATCCCTTCTGAAACATAGGCTAACTTTAATGCTGCGGAACCATATGCACGGGATCCGCGAATGTTAGAAACTAGTTGTTGCACGACTTTTTCATCGATGACATCATTTTGACAAAGCCATTTATGGTTGAATCCCAATATCGCTTCACCCAGCGCCAAGTTAGGTTCTAGGGATTGTAACTTTTCGTCATTTTTATAAGCGCCTTCACCTTTTTTCGCACTGTAAAGAATATCGGACATGACATCGTAAACAAAGCCAATTTCCCCGATACCTTCATGAAAAATCCCGATGGAAATTGCAAAGTTCTTACGTTGCTTAACAAAATTCATCGTTCCATCAATGGGATCGATAATCCATACAATCCCATCTAACGATTGAATATCATCTCCGTAGCCCTCTTCACTAAATACTTTATGTGTTGGATAAGTGTCACGAATATGAGTCACTAAGAAATATTCTGTTTCTCTATCAACTTCGGTAACTAAATCGTTAGCATGCGCCTTAGTTTCAACTACCAATGGATCATTAATCGCCTCTCGAATATTTCGTCCAGCATTCAATATCCACTCTTTTGCATCTTGATATATTTTCCCGCGAAGTTCAGCATCCAAGTGAACAACCTCCCTTTCTGGTTACTTAAAAAACAAGGATTTTAAAGTGAAGTAGTAGAATCTGTATCATAATTGGTTCCATTGCTTTCCAAGTCATTCATCAATTTTAATGGATTCTCTGTTGATTGGAGTGGAGGGTGGCGAGTGTGCTCTCAAACGCTTCGCTTTTTGGTCGCAAAAGCCGTTCTTCGTGACGGCTCTTCCTGTGGGATTAGCAGGGAAAAAGGTAGTTCACTTTTTCCTAGGTGAGACCCCGCAGGAAAGGCTGTTGCGAAGTACAGCCTTTGCGAATAAAAGCGGAGCGTTATGAGCAGCAAATATAAAAGGTGGATGCCTTAATTTCTGCCAAAACCATGCAGAAATACGGCAAAGCTCACTCTTCGCTGTTCGCTTGGCTCACCGCCCGCCCCACGGAAATAATGAAAGCTGAAGGAGGCGGTTAGATGCGACAAGCATAAGGCGAATTAACGGAGTGGTGCTTTTTCCACGCAGTTAATTTGACTTATGACTCGAGCGTCTGCCTCCTGAAGCTGGAAAAGCGTCCACCCGGAACGGAAATCAACTTTGTTGAATTTCAGTACTAATTACTAAGAAATCTATCATATATTACGCTTCCGCATATTTCTTTCTCAAAAACTCAATACTCGCATCAATATGTGGTTCTTGTGTAGCTTCTAATAATACATTTAGGTGAGGCTTTTTCGGTTTAATTAATTTAAAGACTGCATCATAATTCAATAACCCAGTCCCAACTGGAACCATTTTAACCCAACCGTTTTCATCGATAATGAAATCCTTTGCATGCATAATCACGATATGATCCCCTAATAAGTCCATTGCTTCTTGGAAGACTTCTTCTTGTCGCTCATAATTATACGGATCTAACAAGTTAGCTGGATCGAGAATTACTTGAAGATTTGGCGAATCAATCAGATCGATGAGTCTTCTTAATTTCTGTGCTGTATGCACTGGGTGATTAATGCCTGCCTCAATCGCAACGATAACGCCAAACTTTTCTGCCTCTTCGACTAGTTCACGAACACTTTCGACAACATCTAAAAATGGTTGCTCTTCGAAATTGTCCTCAGTATAAGCTGTTTTTTCATGTACGTTTCCAGTCTCTGTTCCAACAATGCTACACCCGAAATCTCTTGCAAATCGAATATGCTCTTTAAATCGCTCTAATTCGGATTGTCTTTTCTCTTTGTCAGGGTGAATCATATGAATATAGCAACCTAATACGGCAATTTGGACGTCATTCTTCTTAAACTGATCACCAATATGTCTCGCAAGTCCTGGACTTAAACTGCCCACGCTCGTATTTAGATCAGGAAAAGATTTTCCTAATGCCAATTGAACTGCAGTTAATCCTTTACCTGCAATTTCCTTTGCCAGTCCATCGATTGTTTCTTGACCTTGAATATCATGCGCTCTAATCCCTAGATTTAGTTCCATTTTAAATTCTCCTTTTACATATTTAATTACATGAGACCTTTCAATCTACTGATTTCGTCTCTGTTCGTTAACAAATAAACCGTATCACCTCGCGTGATACGGTTTATTCACTTTATAAAAGTTTATCTAATTGGCTGTGGATCTGCTTCTTACCTTGATAGCCAGCCGCCGTCTACTTCGACTACTGCACCATTCATATAGTCCGATGCTTTACTTGATAAGAATACGACAACGCCCATTAAGTCAGCTGTTTCAGCCCAACGTGCAGCTGGAATTCTTCCAAGTATTTCTTTATTACGCTGCTCGTCTGCACGGATTGGTGCTGTGTTCGCTGTTTTAACATAACCTGGTGCAATTGCATTCACTTGCACGCCATGCTCAGCCAATTCGTTCGCAAATGACTTCGTTACACCTACAACGCCATGTTTACTTGCTGTATACGGTGGCACGAACTTTCCGCCTTGGTAGGAAAGCATTGAAGCGATGTTGACAATTTTCCCGCTCTTTTGCTCTACCATTAGTTTCGCAACTTCCTGACTTAGGAAAAACAATGAATTTAAGTTCAATTCCATTACTGCATCCCAATCTTCTTCCTGGTACTCAAGAAGTGGTGAACGGCGAATTGTTCCAGCATTGTTTACTAACACATCAACCTTGCCATATACTTCTACACATGTATCGACAAGTTCTTTATGTTTTGTTCGATCTCTTAAGTCTGCTTGGAAAAACTCAACTCTGCGGCCTGTGTTTTCAATTAATTCTCTTGTTTCATCCCACTCTGTTCCGTGTGTCACAACAAATAGATCTGCTCCAGCTTTTGCAAGCGCTACCGCATATGCTTGTCCTAACCCTTTATTACCGCCAGTAACAATGGCAACTTTATCTTTCAGTGAAAAATAGTCTAAAGAGAAATCATTTAAGTTATTCGTCATTTCGCTTTGCCCTCCATACATTTTCTGTTTTTATTAGCGTAAGTCTTCCATTGCAACGTGGTCCATATCATCATAAGTGATATTTTCTCCACACATTCCCCAAATGAATGTATAGTTGCTCGTTGCTGTTCCTGTATGGATTGACCAGCTCGGTGAAATTGCTGCTTGTTCATTTTTCATGACCAAATGTCTTGTTTCATCTGGTTGTCCCATAAAGTGGAATACGCGCGTATCTTGTTCCATATCGAAGTATAAATACACTTCCATACGACGCTCATGCGTGTGACATGGCATTGTATTCCATACGCTACCTGGCTGTAAAACGGTAAGTCCCATTTGTAATTGACAGCTTTCACAGTTATTCGGGTGGATATATTGATGAATTTTACGCTCGTTTAACGTTCCTGGCTCTCCCATTTCAAGCGGCGTAATATTATTAATATCAATTTTAACCGTTGGATAAGTATGGTGAGCAGGTGATGAATTAATATAGAACTTCGCTGGATTATTTGGATCTTTAGAACGGAACAGAACTTCTTTCGTTCCTCGTCCTACGTAAAGACCATCTTGGCGTTTCATCTCATACTCTTCACCATCTAAAATAACTGTACCTTCCGCACCGATGTTGATAATTCCAAGTTCACGACGCTCTAGGAAATAGTTAACGCCTAACTCTTTATTTAGCGTAATTGTTAACTCTTCTTCTGCTGGTGTAACACCACCAAAAATCATTCTATCGACATGCGTATACGTTAAATGAACTTGACCTGCTTCAAATAGTTTTTCAACTAAAAAGTGTTCTCTCAGCTCATCTGTATTGTACCTTTTAATCTCTTCCGGGTGATTTGCATAACGTGTTTCCATTTTTGTTTCCATAATTTCTCATCCTCCTAATAATAATAAAGCTTTTTTATCGTTTAATTTTTCCTGAACCGTTTTCCACAAACTCATGAATTTCCTCTTTAGAAAAGATATTACTATCCCCATGAATCGTATGCTTCAGCGCTGACGCGGCTGTTGCGTATGTAATTGTTTCATTTGGGGACATGCCATCCAAAATGCCGTGTAAAATTCCAGCCGCAAATGCATCGCCACCGCCTACACGATCGACAATTGGCTCAATATGATGCACTTTTGAACGGTACAAGGCCCCATCCACATATAAATTTCCTCTTAATCTATTGGCAGTTGAAGATAAAACTTCCCGATTCGTAGAGGCCATAAATTGAATGTTCGGGTATAATGCTTGGATATGCTCATAATAGTAAGCAAGTTTTTCCTCTTCCTGCAACCTGTCATCTGCCTCTGGAATCCCAAGCAGATGAACCGCATCCAGTTCTCCGCATGAACAGATATCGACATAATCTAATAGTGGTTTAATTGCATCTGCTGCCTCTTTTTGACTCCATAGTTTTGCACGATAATTCATATCAAAACTAGTCATCAAACCGTGTTCTTTAGCCTTTTTCAATGCAACTAGCGTTAACTCACTTAAAACTGGCGACAATGCGGGTGTAATGCCCGTCACGTGAAAGAGTGTTGCGCCTTCAAATATGCTGTCGAAATCTATTTCGTCTTCCTTAATGTCAGCAATACTTGAATGCTTTCTATCGTAAGTAACGACAGCACTTCTTTCGCCAATTCCGCTTTCTAGGTAGTAGGTTCCGATACGTTCCCCACCTCTTAAAACATGGTCTACCTTTACGCCATTGGATTGTAGATGTCTTAACGCTGCATCTCCTAATGCATTGGCTGGTAATTTACTGACCATATTGACGTCGTATCCAAAATTCGACAGCGATATGCCAACATTCGCTTCTGCACCGCCGTAATGCAATTGAAGCTGATCCGCTTGGAGAAGTCTTTCACCAACGTTTGTCGATAATCGTAGTAAAATCTCTCCAAATGTTACGACCTTTTTCATACCAATGCCTCTCTAGCCTGTTGAACTTTTTCTACAAATTGTTTTGCATCTTCGGTAATTTTATCGAAATCTCCAGTTTTCGCATGTGCAACTAAACTACCCCCGACACCGACAGCAACACAGCCATTTTGAATCCATTTTTCAACATTATCTAAATCTACGCCGCCAGTCGGCATAATATTGACTTGTGGGAGTGGCGCTTTCACACCTTTAATCCAATCTGGCCCAAATGTATTGCCCGGGAATAACTTAATAATGTCTACACCGGACTTTAATGCTTCCTTCATTTCCGTGATGGTCATACAACCCGGCATATATGGAACTTGATACAAATTACATAATTCGGCTGTTTCTTGATCGAAGCATGGACTCACGATAAATTTGGCACCTGCTAGAATCGCAATACGTGCCGTAACCGCATCTAACACTGTTCCTGCACCAATCACTACGTCAGGATTGGATTGATAATTTGCTGCTAGATTGCGAATAATTTCTTCAGCACCCTGCACAGTAAAGGTGATTTCAATGCCTTTAATGCCACCTTTAACACATGCTTCCGAAATCCCTAAGGCTTCTTCTTGTGAATTTGCCCGTACAACTGCAACAACTCCACATTCAGTTAGTTGATTTAACACTTTTAGCTTTTCCATTGCACACCTCCATTTTGTGATAAAACCGCAATGAGTGATTTAAGTAAGCTTTTCAGTCTTTCATGCAGTGTTGATGATTCCTCTTCTATATTCCCCAGGCGTTTGCCCAGTATATTTCTTAAAACTTATACTGAAATACTGTGGATTCCTATAGCCAACACTTTCTGCTACCTTATATATTTTGGCATCATGCAAGCGAAGCAATTCCATCGCTTTCTTCATTCGAAGTTCTAGCAAATAATCGCCAAAATTCAAGCCTTTTTCAACTTTAAATAAGTTACTTAAATAAGGTGCACTTACAAAAACATTTTGTGCAACTTTTTGTTGTGTCAATTCTTCGTCATGATAGTGTTCATTCATAAATGCCATCGCTTTATCTACGAGCGAGTTATGATTCTGTTTTTTCTCTTCATTCATAGATTCGGCCCATTCATCAACAAGCTGATGAAGGATTTCTAACATTTCTTGAATAGAATTCATTTGTAGAATGAGGTTGAAAAGTTCCGTCATACTAGAACTTTCCGACTCGTCTTTTTCCCATTTTTTCACTTGGTATAAAAGCAACGTACTATACTTGAGCGCTAGAATCTTTGTTTCTTCTAATTGGATGTTTTTATTTCCCTTAATCACATTCCGTAATTGCTCAATTGTTTCTTTCGCTTTACCTGGCAAACCTAATTTCAATTGATCTTTAAACGCTTTTTCTAAGTCTAATAGTGTTTTTTCATGTTGAAATTCACATGGAACCGTATCGTCAATGGAATACACACAACCAGTCCCCATAATATGTTTCATATCCATCGCAAATCGTGCCTCTAAATAGGAGGTGTGAATATCGAATACATTGCAATACGTTCGCCCAATTGTAATTGTTACCGTTTCATCAAATTGATTATATATTTTATCTATCGCCTGTCGTGCGAAAGTGATATTCCCCAAACAGCCGTCATAAACTGTCGATAAAAATACCGCCATTTCATTCTTTGCACCATTGATGACATGCCCATTGATACTTTCACTAAACAAGTTACGCATGATCTCTGTAATTTGTTTTTTGATGACTGCTTCTTCTTCATTTACTGATGTAAAGTTAATGAACATAGACGTAAAGAAAGGTCCATCTAGTTCAACACCAAGTTCTAATAGTTCTTTTTCAATATCTAGATCGGTATTTTCATTTTCATTATTTGTAAGCTTTTGTAAAAAACTTTGTTGAAGTAATGGCAACGTATCATGAAATCTTCTTTCTTTTTTTATTTCTTTTTCATATTCGATTGCCGCACTCTGCGCTTTGCGAATTAACTTCTCTATTTTGATTGGCTTTAATAAATAATCAAACGCTTGGAGCTTAATCGCTTCCTGTGCGTATTTGAAATCTTCATAACCCGTCAAAAAAATCACTTTCGTATGCGGACTGGTGACTTTAATAATCCTTGCCATCTCCAAACCATTCATAAAAGGCATCGTAATATCAGAAATAACAACTTGAGGTTGTTCTTTTTCAATTAACTCCAGTGCACTTTCACCATCCGAAGCCTCACCCGCCAATATGAAACCGTTTTCTTCCCACGGGGCATTACAAATGCTACGTCGAATAATCCGATCGTCTTCAACTATGATTACTTTGTTCATATTCGCCATTCCCCTCTTTTACGCTCGGAATCTTGATGATAATTTTAGTCCCTTTCCCAACGACACTTTCAATCATTAATTCACATTCGCTTCCAAAATAACCTTTCAGCCGCTCACTTACACTACGTAAACCAATTCCTGTAACTTCCCTTTTGTTCTTACTATAAGGCGCATTGATTTCCTCTTTAATTCTTTCTAATCTTTCTCTTTCAATGCCTAACCCATTATCTTTCACTTCAAGATGGATTTTTCCTGATTGTTTATATACATTTACGTTAATTAAACCTTGCTTACGGCTAAGTTTCACACCGTGATAGATTGCATTTTCAATTAAAGGTTGTAACGTTAGTTTAATAATTTGACTTGAAAGTGTTTCTTTATCAACGTCAAGTGTATAAGTGAAGTTATCCCCATAACGCATTTCCATAATATATAAATAACTTTTAATATGAGAAATCTCTTCTTTAATAGAAATGATTTCATTTCCTCTACTAATACTGATTCTGAAAAAGCTAGATAGTGCGCTAATCATCTCACTTGCGTCTTTGTTTAGCCCCATATCGCATAAGCCTTTAATCGAATATAAAGTGTTATATAGAAAATGCGGATTTACTTGAGCTTTAATAATGGCAACTTCTAATTGACGTTTTTCTTTTTGTTCTAATTTAATCTGTTCCAGTAGCGCTTGATTGCGCGCCATTTGTTCATTAAAGCTACTATAAAGAATCTCCATTTCCTTGGGAACAGCAATTCCTTCAGTCGTTTGCAAAAGTTCTTGGTCGGCTTTCTTCATTTGGTCAGCTAGTTTTTTGATCGGATTTGAAATATATTTGCCGACACCATTAACGATAAAGACTGCCATAATAATGACCGCGATTAGAAATATCGTCATAAAATATTTCATATTGTTCATTGTTTTCAATATTTGACTCTCAGGGAATACCGCTACAACTTTCCATTTGTTCACACCAATCGTGTGATAAATTGCATTCAGGTTTTTTCCCTTCGCATTTTCAAATGAAATTTTACCTTCATTTACATTCGAATTCGTAATCTTGGCCAGTGTTTTATCATCTATTCGGAACTTTCCCGGGATCTTTTCTGATTCAAATGTACTGCCGTCCGGGCTCACCAACGTTAAGTAACCGCTCTCACCAATGAATGATTTGTTTAGTATTTTTTCGACAAAATCTGCCCGAATCGTAAATAGAACAATCCCATTTCTTGAAGAATTTTCAGCTTCAAGTAATTTAAATACCGACATCACCTTATAGTTGTCAAATGCTAAGTTATTCAGATGTGCATTTTTCCAGTAATAAGATTCTTTACTTCCCTTATGGTCGACAAAATAATCTTTGTATGAAAACAACGGGTTTACTTGTTCTGACCCATTTGAAAAGGTAATTTTACCGTCATCTATATCAATATAAATGGACTCAATAATCGAAGGAAAACGATGATAAATCGTGTTAATTTCGTTATCTAGTTCAATATAAACGTTCGAATTTATGTCCTTCGCCTCTCCATCAAGGAGCGTTGAAAGATGCTTATGATTTGATAGTAATACCAACTGTTCGAAAACATCTGAAAATACAAATTCTAAATAATTTGATGTCTGTAATACCGTATCATTCATACTCTGGTAAGTATTTTCTTCAATTTGGTTTTTAGCCAATTGGTAAGATACGCCGCCTGTAATAAAAATAAATAAAAGAATGATGGATATATAGAACGCATTAATTGTCGAACTAAAAGAAAAGAAAAGATATTTACTAATAAAACTACGCATTTTCTTTCCAAACTTCATGAAAAATAGTCTCCCTACCATAATCAGAATAGTAGAAGGGATATGTCCTTCTAGATTAAGTATAGAACACCCTTAATCTAGAGGACAAGTTTATTTATTCTCTTTTACCTTTTTATTTCGAAATATCATGCAGTGCCATACAAGCTAAGATGAAGGCACCCATCCCGTGTAAATCATTTTCAGAAGTTGGTCTTTCGACATAATAATCATAGACGCCAGCTGAAGTACCGATACAAATACCGCTTAGTTCTAGGTGATCGCCATCTACTTTCACCATGTGATTCAACAAACCTTCGTAAGCTTTATCTACAATTTCTTTGTATGAATGATCAACATAACCCGCTTTTAACGCCTTTGCAATCGTGTAAATAAATAATGATGAACAAGAAGATTCCAACCAGTTGTCTGCTTGATCGCCTTTATCAACAATTTGGTACCATAGGCCTGAATCATGATCCTGGAAATTAACGACTGAAGTAATATAACTTTGCAACTCTTCAACAAACACTTCTTGTCCGTGATTTTTCCCTTCAAGTAACGCCAAAATATCAACAAGTGCAGTACCGTACCAACCTACTGAGCGTCCCCAAAATTCTGGTGAACATCCTGTTTCCTTATTTGCCCATGGCTGTTCTCTCTTTTCATCCCATGCATGGAATGGAAGACCAGTTTTTGGGTCTTTCATATGTTTACGCATTAATCTTTCTTGTAAAAATACATCTTGGATTAACTCCGGCTCTTGGAAGTGCTCATTGTACATCAGCATAAAAGGAGCCGCCATAAACAATCCGTCTAACCACATTTGGTATGGATATTTATCTTTATGCCAGTATCCACCTTCGGACGTTTTGTTAATTGTGTTGAGTAAATTTCTAAGTTTCTTCGCAGCGATTAAATATTTTGCCTCTTTAGTCGCTTCGTATAAAGGAAATAGCAAAATACCAACTTGAATCGAATCTAATTCATCACGGTCGAAATAGAAGTTTCCTTCATCATCAAGTAAGTTATCTACATATGCTTTTGTATACTCAAAATACTCTTCTTTTCCTGTCGCTTCCCACACGCGCAACATGCCATATAAAAAGACACTTTGGTGATAATGCCATCTATTTGCAGGTGGTAACTCTGCAGGTGTGAATGTATTCATAATCGTTTTACATGCTTTTTCAGCAATTAATAACGGACTGTTTTGTTCATTCAACAATTCAAATCTCTCCCTACATATGTCAATAATCTGAGTGCTAGAAAAACTTAACACTCAGATTATTATTTTTTTTACTTTTTCATTGCTTCATTATATTTAGCTTCTGAAGCATCGACTGCTTTTGCCCATTCATCAAGGAACTCTTGTACTGAACTGTCTCCACTCATTACCTTTTGCGTTCCAGAATCTACAATGTTATCAAGGATAGAACGGTAGTCTGGTAAGTAGAATGGCGGTTGGTACAATACAGTGTCTGGATTATCGTATACTTCAAATGCTGTTTTAATATGTTGTGCTTCTTTAATCCAATCCATATCTAACACACCAGAGTTTGTTGGAATTTGTCCAACTTGCTCGTTCCAGTAACTTTGACTTTCTGCTGAGTTAATAAACTCCGTGAATTTCCAAGCTGCATCCGCATTTTTTGTTGTATTAAAGATAGAAACGTTGATTGTATTTCCACCTTCAGCTACATACTTTCCATCTTCCGTTTTTGGTAGTGGAATGGCTTCAAATTGGTCTGCTTCAAAAGCTTTTTGATGCTCACCGTAAGATCCGATGTTGTGGTGAACCATCGCAACCACGCCTGTGTCGAAACCAGCAATCATTTCTTTATAATCGTTCGTTATATCACTCTTAGGTGTATTCTTACCGTATAGCTCGATATATTTTTCAAGAAACTCAACATGTTTTGGATGATTGATTACAGATTTTCCATCTTCATCAAAATAATTTTCCAATCCTGAGTAAGCGAACATTAATCTTTGAAGTTGGAATGAACCGCCCGCACCACCGCGAATTGTATAGCCGTAGTGTCCGTCCCCTGTCATTTCTTCTGCCGCATTAAAGAATTCATCCCAAGTACTTGGAATTGTTACACCTGCATCATTGAACCAATCTGAACGAACCCAAATGACATCTAAATTTTGCGTGTAAGGAATACCATATAATTTTCCGTCATTTACAATTTCTTTGTTAAAATTAACTGCCCCTGCGTTAATGAGATCGTTTAGCTCTGAATCTGCTAAATAATCATCTAAAGGAAGCAATGCATCACGAATTGCAAATTCCGGTAACCAACTTGTTTGTACAGAAGCAACGTCTGGCATGTCATCTGCCGCAATAGCTGTGTCTAATTTAGCTTTTGCAGAGTCCTTTGGAAGACCTACATACTCAACTTCAATCTCTGGATTTTCTTCATTAAAACGATCAATTAATTCTTCCCAAATTGGTGTACGTTGTGGTCCAGCATTCTCATCCCAAAAAACTAGTTTAACCTTTCCGTCCTTTGAGCCTGAACCCGAGTCTCCATTCCCACAACCGGCTAAGATCCCTCCGGCGATGAGCATGATTAATGCACTTATTTTTAGTAAATTTCTCATTTGCTTCTTTCCTCCTTCAAATTAGTAAATCTTAACCTTTAACTGCTCCACCCATTCCGCTAACAAGGTGCTTTTGTGCGTAAGCGAATAGGATAACAGCTGGAACTAATGCAATCACACTTCCTGCGGCTAACGCACCATAGTTAACGTTAAACTCGCCCATCATAAAGCTTAAACCAACCGGTAATGTAAATTTACTTTGCTGATTTGTTAGCATCAATGCAAGTAAAAATTCATTCCATGTGTAAATAAATGTAAAGACTGCTGTTGCAACAATTCCTGGCAGTAACAATGGGAACATCACGAATCGTAACGCTTGTAACTTACTACAACCATCTACCGCCGCTGCCTCTTCCAACTCTCGTGGAATATTACTAATAAACCCGCTCATTAATATCGTTGTGAAAGGAATTTCAACAGCCGTGTACGTAATAATTAGGGAAAGCGGATTACTAATTAACCCCATGTTTTTAAAGATAATAAACAATGGAATAATCAACATTGCCCTAGGAATAAACTGTGTACTCAATAACATGAGTAAGAATGAACCTTTACCCTTAAATTTATATCGAGTTAAGGCATATCCAGATAATGTGGATAAAATGATGACGACAAATACTGTCGTGATACCAATGATTAAACTATTTTTAAAGAACGTTGCAAAACCTACGTTATTCCATGCGACAAC
This window of the Sporosarcina ureilytica genome carries:
- a CDS encoding bifunctional 4-hydroxy-2-oxoglutarate aldolase/2-dehydro-3-deoxy-phosphogluconate aldolase; translation: MEKLKVLNQLTECGVVAVVRANSQEEALGISEACVKGGIKGIEITFTVQGAEEIIRNLAANYQSNPDVVIGAGTVLDAVTARIAILAGAKFIVSPCFDQETAELCNLYQVPYMPGCMTITEMKEALKSGVDIIKLFPGNTFGPDWIKGVKAPLPQVNIMPTGGVDLDNVEKWIQNGCVAVGVGGSLVAHAKTGDFDKITEDAKQFVEKVQQAREALV
- a CDS encoding inositol monophosphatase family protein, with the protein product MDAELRGKIYQDAKEWILNAGRNIREAINDPLVVETKAHANDLVTEVDRETEYFLVTHIRDTYPTHKVFSEEGYGDDIQSLDGIVWIIDPIDGTMNFVKQRKNFAISIGIFHEGIGEIGFVYDVMSDILYSAKKGEGAYKNDEKLQSLEPNLALGEAILGFNHKWLCQNDVIDEKVVQQLVSNIRGSRAYGSAALKLAYVSEGIIDGYLTMNLAPWDIAGGMILANEVGAVTTNLTGGPVTLLSNDSTVTCHPAIQTELIKDYLEKGIK
- a CDS encoding sugar phosphate isomerase/epimerase family protein: MELNLGIRAHDIQGQETIDGLAKEIAGKGLTAVQLALGKSFPDLNTSVGSLSPGLARHIGDQFKKNDVQIAVLGCYIHMIHPDKEKRQSELERFKEHIRFARDFGCSIVGTETGNVHEKTAYTEDNFEEQPFLDVVESVRELVEEAEKFGVIVAIEAGINHPVHTAQKLRRLIDLIDSPNLQVILDPANLLDPYNYERQEEVFQEAMDLLGDHIVIMHAKDFIIDENGWVKMVPVGTGLLNYDAVFKLIKPKKPHLNVLLEATQEPHIDASIEFLRKKYAEA
- a CDS encoding response regulator, with product MNKVIIVEDDRIIRRSICNAPWEENGFILAGEASDGESALELIEKEQPQVVISDITMPFMNGLEMARIIKVTSPHTKVIFLTGYEDFKYAQEAIKLQAFDYLLKPIKIEKLIRKAQSAAIEYEKEIKKERRFHDTLPLLQQSFLQKLTNNENENTDLDIEKELLELGVELDGPFFTSMFINFTSVNEEEAVIKKQITEIMRNLFSESINGHVINGAKNEMAVFLSTVYDGCLGNITFARQAIDKIYNQFDETVTITIGRTYCNVFDIHTSYLEARFAMDMKHIMGTGCVYSIDDTVPCEFQHEKTLLDLEKAFKDQLKLGLPGKAKETIEQLRNVIKGNKNIQLEETKILALKYSTLLLYQVKKWEKDESESSSMTELFNLILQMNSIQEMLEILHQLVDEWAESMNEEKKQNHNSLVDKAMAFMNEHYHDEELTQQKVAQNVFVSAPYLSNLFKVEKGLNFGDYLLELRMKKAMELLRLHDAKIYKVAESVGYRNPQYFSISFKKYTGQTPGEYRRGIINTA
- the kduD gene encoding 2-dehydro-3-deoxy-D-gluconate 5-dehydrogenase KduD; this encodes MTNNLNDFSLDYFSLKDKVAIVTGGNKGLGQAYAVALAKAGADLFVVTHGTEWDETRELIENTGRRVEFFQADLRDRTKHKELVDTCVEVYGKVDVLVNNAGTIRRSPLLEYQEEDWDAVMELNLNSLFFLSQEVAKLMVEQKSGKIVNIASMLSYQGGKFVPPYTASKHGVVGVTKSFANELAEHGVQVNAIAPGYVKTANTAPIRADEQRNKEILGRIPAARWAETADLMGVVVFLSSKASDYMNGAVVEVDGGWLSR
- the kduI gene encoding 5-dehydro-4-deoxy-D-glucuronate isomerase; this encodes METRYANHPEEIKRYNTDELREHFLVEKLFEAGQVHLTYTHVDRMIFGGVTPAEEELTITLNKELGVNYFLERRELGIINIGAEGTVILDGEEYEMKRQDGLYVGRGTKEVLFRSKDPNNPAKFYINSSPAHHTYPTVKIDINNITPLEMGEPGTLNERKIHQYIHPNNCESCQLQMGLTVLQPGSVWNTMPCHTHERRMEVYLYFDMEQDTRVFHFMGQPDETRHLVMKNEQAAISPSWSIHTGTATSNYTFIWGMCGENITYDDMDHVAMEDLR
- a CDS encoding sugar kinase, which encodes MKKVVTFGEILLRLSTNVGERLLQADQLQLHYGGAEANVGISLSNFGYDVNMVSKLPANALGDAALRHLQSNGVKVDHVLRGGERIGTYYLESGIGERSAVVTYDRKHSSIADIKEDEIDFDSIFEGATLFHVTGITPALSPVLSELTLVALKKAKEHGLMTSFDMNYRAKLWSQKEAADAIKPLLDYVDICSCGELDAVHLLGIPEADDRLQEEEKLAYYYEHIQALYPNIQFMASTNREVLSSTANRLRGNLYVDGALYRSKVHHIEPIVDRVGGGDAFAAGILHGILDGMSPNETITYATAASALKHTIHGDSNIFSKEEIHEFVENGSGKIKR
- a CDS encoding cache domain-containing sensor histidine kinase, whose amino-acid sequence is MKFGKKMRSFISKYLFFSFSSTINAFYISIILLFIFITGGVSYQLAKNQIEENTYQSMNDTVLQTSNYLEFVFSDVFEQLVLLSNHKHLSTLLDGEAKDINSNVYIELDNEINTIYHRFPSIIESIYIDIDDGKITFSNGSEQVNPLFSYKDYFVDHKGSKESYYWKNAHLNNLAFDNYKVMSVFKLLEAENSSRNGIVLFTIRADFVEKILNKSFIGESGYLTLVSPDGSTFESEKIPGKFRIDDKTLAKITNSNVNEGKISFENAKGKNLNAIYHTIGVNKWKVVAVFPESQILKTMNNMKYFMTIFLIAVIIMAVFIVNGVGKYISNPIKKLADQMKKADQELLQTTEGIAVPKEMEILYSSFNEQMARNQALLEQIKLEQKEKRQLEVAIIKAQVNPHFLYNTLYSIKGLCDMGLNKDASEMISALSSFFRISISRGNEIISIKEEISHIKSYLYIMEMRYGDNFTYTLDVDKETLSSQIIKLTLQPLIENAIYHGVKLSRKQGLINVNVYKQSGKIHLEVKDNGLGIERERLERIKEEINAPYSKNKREVTGIGLRSVSERLKGYFGSECELMIESVVGKGTKIIIKIPSVKEGNGEYEQSNHS